The following proteins are co-located in the Polymorphospora rubra genome:
- a CDS encoding RNB domain-containing ribonuclease, with protein sequence MVIRRVLAPRIDFGGLRRELDLPAAFPPAAQDEAERATTVPPPDLDRTDLPLVTVDPPTSRDLDQAVCLARRSGGGYRVHYAIADVVPFVRPGGPLEAETWRRGQTIYLPDGKVPLHPPVLSEDAASLLPDVVRPAVLWTIDLDADATITDVDVRRARVRSRAKLDYAGVQADVDAGTAPEPIALLPEIGALLVERGLDRGAVNLPLPEQEIEPHGDGWRLVLRPPRLIEDYNAQISLLTGMAAAGIMLAGRIGLLRTMPAPRAEAVERLRVAAAGLGVDWPAELAVGRMLAAVDPGDPRGAAFLDQAAELMRGAGYTAFDGEVPDEPGHGGVAAPYAHVTAPLRRLADRYATEACLALHEGRPVPDWLRAALPKMPELMTSTDRVASAADRGAIDLVEAVLLQDRVGEEFDAAVVDVDAPPKPPASAAGSGNAPAGSGSAPAGSGNAPAGSGSAPAGSGNAGRKVRRPGGRIAIDEPPVRARCEGELPLGERVRVRLVAADPATRKVLFERA encoded by the coding sequence GTGGTGATCCGTCGCGTACTCGCGCCCCGCATCGACTTCGGCGGCCTGCGCCGCGAGTTGGACCTGCCCGCCGCGTTTCCGCCCGCCGCGCAGGACGAGGCCGAGCGGGCGACAACCGTCCCGCCGCCGGATCTGGACCGTACCGACCTGCCGCTGGTGACCGTCGACCCGCCGACGTCGCGTGACCTGGATCAGGCGGTGTGTCTGGCCCGCCGGTCGGGTGGCGGCTACCGGGTGCACTACGCGATCGCCGACGTCGTTCCGTTTGTCCGGCCCGGTGGCCCGCTGGAGGCGGAGACGTGGCGGCGCGGCCAGACCATCTACCTGCCGGACGGCAAGGTGCCGCTCCATCCGCCGGTGCTGAGCGAGGACGCGGCGAGCCTGCTGCCGGACGTCGTACGGCCCGCCGTGCTGTGGACGATCGACCTGGACGCCGACGCGACGATCACCGACGTCGACGTACGGCGGGCCCGGGTACGCAGCCGCGCCAAGCTCGACTACGCCGGTGTGCAGGCCGACGTGGACGCGGGTACGGCGCCCGAGCCGATCGCCCTGCTGCCGGAGATCGGCGCGCTGCTGGTCGAGCGGGGCCTGGACCGGGGCGCGGTCAACCTGCCGCTGCCGGAGCAGGAGATCGAGCCGCACGGCGACGGCTGGCGGCTGGTGCTGCGCCCGCCGCGGCTGATCGAGGACTACAACGCGCAGATATCGCTGCTGACCGGGATGGCCGCCGCCGGCATCATGCTCGCCGGCCGGATCGGGCTGCTGCGTACGATGCCGGCGCCGCGGGCCGAGGCGGTCGAGCGGCTGCGGGTCGCCGCCGCCGGGCTCGGCGTCGACTGGCCGGCGGAGTTGGCGGTCGGGCGGATGCTGGCCGCCGTCGACCCGGGCGACCCGCGCGGTGCCGCGTTCCTGGACCAGGCGGCCGAGTTGATGCGCGGCGCCGGCTACACCGCGTTCGACGGCGAGGTGCCCGACGAGCCCGGGCACGGGGGAGTGGCGGCGCCGTACGCGCACGTCACCGCCCCGCTGCGCCGGCTCGCCGACCGGTACGCGACCGAGGCGTGCCTGGCCCTGCACGAGGGGCGGCCGGTGCCGGACTGGCTGCGGGCGGCGCTGCCGAAGATGCCGGAGCTGATGACGTCGACCGACCGGGTCGCGTCGGCCGCCGACCGGGGTGCGATCGACCTGGTCGAGGCGGTGCTGTTGCAGGACCGGGTCGGCGAGGAGTTCGACGCGGCGGTGGTCGACGTCGACGCCCCGCCGAAGCCGCCAGCGTCCGCCGCCGGTTCCGGCAACGCGCCGGCCGGTTCCGGCAGTGCGCCGGCCGGTTCCGGCAACGCGCCGGCCGGTTCCGGCAGTGCGCCGGCCGGCTCCGGTAACGCGGGGCGCAAGGTTCGCCGGCCGGGCGGCCGGATCGCGATCGACGAGCCGCCGGTACGCGCCCGCTGCGAGGGTGAACTGCCGCTGGGCGAACGGGTCCGGGTACGTCTGGTCGCCGCCGACCCGGCCACCCGCAAGGTCCTCTTCGAACGCGCCTGA
- a CDS encoding DUF1707 SHOCT-like domain-containing protein, with product MNDLRVSDRDREAVVTRLGTAAGEGRLSLAELGDRSGQAYAAKTYGELEALVADLPLAEREHRSPVIVDYTGLVLSLLALAGGVVWIPLFPHLEFSALSGVAGVVFGIFGIRASAHALCRAVAVLGLVGGSVGVALQVTWVALHVLRYAKDSIL from the coding sequence GTGAACGACCTGCGGGTGTCCGATCGTGACCGGGAAGCTGTCGTGACCCGGCTCGGTACCGCTGCCGGCGAGGGGCGGCTGTCCCTCGCCGAGCTCGGCGATCGGTCCGGGCAGGCCTATGCCGCGAAGACCTACGGTGAGCTGGAGGCCCTGGTCGCCGACCTGCCGCTGGCGGAGCGCGAGCACCGGAGCCCGGTCATCGTCGACTACACGGGCCTGGTCCTGTCGCTCTTGGCGCTGGCCGGAGGCGTGGTCTGGATCCCGCTGTTCCCGCACCTCGAATTCAGCGCCCTCTCGGGAGTCGCCGGCGTCGTGTTCGGCATTTTCGGAATCCGGGCGAGCGCCCACGCTCTCTGCCGCGCGGTGGCGGTCCTGGGGCTTGTCGGGGGCTCGGTTGGCGTTGCACTGCAAGTTACCTGGGTCGCTCTCCACGTGCTGAGGTACGCGAAGGACTCGATCTTGTAA
- a CDS encoding glycoside hydrolase family 18 protein: protein MRRHLGRRVAAVVATVAVLVTVAPANAASAFGGNRDRDGFHKVGYFTQWGIYGRAFTVKKLHDSGAAARLTHVNYAFGNVSEDGRCYIDGGPGEGDPWADYQRPVPADESVDGVADTWGEPLNGNFGQLQKLKTLHPDLKVMISLGGWSWSTYFSNAAVTKEARERFVASCIDLYIKGNLPNPDGSAGGPGAAAGLFDGIDLDWEWPGSAGEPGNVIRPEDKQNFTALAAEFRRQLDAVGRTDRKHYELTAFVPANPTAIDAGFEVRKVLKSFDFVTVQGYDFHGSWESVANHQSALRVPAGATEPAYSVDRTIDAWTSRGAPRDKLVLGIPYYGRGWTGITGSRTGLFGNSTGPAPATYEAGYEDYKLLKNLVGKNGYRVHRDLRAGHAWLFDGTTFWTYDDPAVVLQKALYIRTKGLGGAMMWSLDGDDENATLTRTIHLGLWTP, encoded by the coding sequence ATGCGCAGACATCTCGGCCGCCGCGTCGCGGCCGTCGTCGCCACCGTCGCCGTGCTGGTCACCGTCGCCCCCGCCAACGCCGCCAGCGCGTTCGGGGGCAACCGGGACCGCGACGGCTTCCACAAGGTCGGCTACTTCACCCAGTGGGGCATCTACGGCCGGGCCTTCACCGTCAAGAAGCTCCACGACTCCGGTGCCGCCGCCCGCCTCACCCACGTCAACTACGCCTTCGGCAACGTCTCCGAGGACGGCCGCTGCTACATCGACGGCGGCCCCGGCGAGGGCGACCCCTGGGCCGACTACCAGCGGCCGGTGCCCGCCGACGAAAGCGTCGACGGCGTCGCCGACACGTGGGGCGAACCCCTCAACGGCAACTTCGGCCAGCTCCAGAAACTCAAGACCCTGCACCCCGACCTCAAGGTGATGATCTCGCTCGGCGGCTGGAGCTGGTCGACGTACTTCTCCAACGCGGCCGTCACCAAGGAGGCCCGGGAACGCTTCGTCGCCTCCTGCATCGACCTCTACATCAAGGGCAACCTGCCCAACCCCGACGGCAGCGCCGGCGGGCCCGGCGCCGCGGCCGGCCTCTTCGACGGCATCGACCTCGACTGGGAATGGCCCGGCTCGGCCGGCGAACCCGGCAACGTCATCCGCCCCGAGGACAAGCAGAACTTCACCGCACTCGCCGCCGAGTTCCGTCGCCAGCTCGACGCCGTCGGCCGCACCGACCGCAAGCACTACGAGCTGACCGCGTTCGTACCGGCCAACCCGACCGCGATCGACGCCGGCTTCGAGGTCCGCAAGGTGCTGAAGAGCTTCGACTTCGTCACCGTGCAGGGCTACGACTTCCACGGCAGCTGGGAATCGGTCGCCAACCACCAGTCGGCGCTGCGGGTGCCGGCCGGCGCCACCGAGCCGGCGTACTCCGTCGACCGCACCATCGACGCCTGGACCTCCCGTGGCGCGCCACGCGACAAGCTGGTCCTCGGGATCCCGTACTACGGGCGGGGCTGGACCGGGATCACCGGCAGCCGCACCGGCCTGTTCGGCAACTCGACCGGCCCGGCGCCGGCGACGTACGAGGCCGGCTACGAGGACTACAAGCTGCTGAAGAACCTGGTCGGCAAGAACGGCTACCGGGTGCACCGCGACCTGCGGGCCGGCCACGCCTGGCTCTTCGACGGCACCACCTTCTGGACGTACGACGACCCGGCCGTGGTGCTCCAGAAGGCCCTCTACATCCGGACCAAGGGCCTCGGCGGCGCGATGATGTGGTCGCTGGACGGCGACGACGAGAACGCCACCCTCACCCGCACCATCCACCTGGGCCTCTGGACCCCGTAA
- a CDS encoding bifunctional RNase H/acid phosphatase — MTGGPKVVVEADGGARGNPGPAGFGAVVRDAGTGEVLAERAEAIGVATNNVAEYRGLLAGLEAAAEVGASAVDVRMDSKLVVEQMSGRWQIKNPGLRPLAAQAATLVRRFDSVTFGWIPRERNKHADGLANAAMDRAAGKPARGPAGAVVTAAEPGAVGPARAAAPVPGAAAGGLDEEARQVAGPDSAARAQAREVAARAAAKGGAARPTWEPRPASTATRLVLLRHGETDFTAQRRYSGRGDVPLSERGRAQVAAAADRIARLVGDTPVTAVVTSPLSRCTATAEAVAATLGGPPVVVEPDLIEVDFGAWEGRTFAEVRERWPAELDRWLASVAVAPPGGESFAAVTKRVRRVVAGLLSTYPGGTVVVVSHVSPVKILLRDALAAGDAFLHRLHLDPAGLSVVDTWPDGNVSVRTVNDTAHLR, encoded by the coding sequence GTGACCGGCGGTCCGAAGGTCGTCGTCGAGGCCGACGGCGGGGCGCGCGGCAACCCCGGCCCGGCCGGCTTCGGCGCGGTCGTCCGCGACGCCGGCACCGGCGAGGTACTCGCCGAACGGGCCGAGGCGATCGGCGTGGCGACCAACAACGTCGCGGAATACCGAGGCCTGCTCGCCGGCCTGGAGGCCGCCGCCGAGGTCGGCGCCAGTGCGGTCGACGTACGGATGGACTCCAAGCTGGTGGTCGAGCAGATGTCCGGCCGGTGGCAGATCAAGAACCCGGGCCTGCGGCCGCTCGCCGCGCAGGCCGCGACCCTGGTCCGCCGCTTCGACTCGGTCACCTTCGGCTGGATCCCGCGCGAGCGCAACAAGCACGCCGACGGGCTGGCCAACGCGGCGATGGACCGCGCCGCCGGCAAACCGGCCCGCGGGCCGGCCGGGGCCGTCGTCACCGCCGCCGAACCCGGCGCGGTCGGACCCGCGCGGGCGGCCGCACCGGTCCCCGGTGCGGCCGCCGGCGGGCTGGACGAGGAGGCCCGCCAGGTCGCCGGACCCGACTCGGCGGCCCGGGCCCAGGCCCGGGAGGTCGCCGCGCGGGCGGCGGCGAAGGGCGGCGCGGCCCGGCCGACGTGGGAACCCCGGCCGGCATCGACGGCGACCCGGCTGGTGCTGCTCCGGCACGGCGAGACCGACTTCACCGCCCAGCGGCGCTACTCCGGACGCGGCGACGTGCCGCTGTCCGAACGTGGCCGGGCCCAGGTGGCCGCCGCCGCCGACCGGATCGCGCGACTCGTCGGCGACACGCCGGTCACCGCCGTGGTCACCTCACCGCTGTCCCGCTGTACGGCCACCGCCGAAGCGGTCGCCGCGACGCTCGGCGGCCCGCCGGTGGTCGTCGAGCCGGACCTGATCGAGGTCGACTTCGGTGCCTGGGAGGGACGCACCTTCGCCGAGGTACGCGAGCGCTGGCCGGCCGAACTCGACCGGTGGCTGGCGTCGGTGGCGGTGGCGCCGCCCGGTGGCGAGTCGTTCGCGGCGGTCACCAAGCGGGTCCGCCGGGTCGTGGCGGGCCTGCTGTCGACGTACCCGGGTGGGACCGTGGTGGTGGTCTCGCACGTCTCGCCGGTGAAGATCCTGCTGCGTGACGCGCTCGCGGCCGGCGACGCGTTCCTGCACCGGCTCCACCTCGACCCGGCCGGACTGTCCGTAGTGGACACCTGGCCGGACGGCAACGTCTCCGTACGCACCGTCAACGACACGGCCCACCTGCGCTGA
- a CDS encoding zinc ribbon domain-containing protein, translating to MKADPQAQRRLLDLQAIDTTLAQLAHKRRTLPEHAALDELARELSALEDERVRAQVTVDDLDRDIARLERDIEQVRVRKDKDQDRLTAGRGPARELEALQHELNSLNRRQTELEDAELELMEQRETAQAAVDEVESRLAQTRDKRAATEVTRDQALADIAKEEDFKTTSRQPLAADLPADLVTLYDKIRESSGGLGAALVTHGRCGGCRLELYGADRARIKAAPADDVVRCEECRRIMVRTAESGL from the coding sequence GTGAAGGCCGACCCGCAAGCCCAGCGTCGCCTGCTCGACCTCCAGGCGATCGACACCACCCTCGCCCAGCTCGCCCACAAGCGGCGCACCCTGCCCGAGCACGCCGCGCTCGACGAGCTGGCCCGGGAGCTGTCGGCGCTGGAGGACGAGCGGGTCCGCGCCCAGGTCACCGTCGACGACCTCGACCGCGACATCGCCCGGCTGGAACGCGACATCGAACAGGTCCGGGTCCGCAAGGACAAGGACCAGGACCGGCTGACGGCCGGCCGCGGCCCGGCCCGCGAACTCGAGGCCCTCCAGCACGAGCTGAACTCGCTCAACCGGCGGCAGACCGAACTCGAGGACGCCGAACTGGAGCTGATGGAACAGCGGGAGACCGCCCAGGCCGCCGTCGACGAGGTCGAGAGCCGGCTCGCGCAGACCCGGGACAAGCGGGCGGCGACCGAGGTGACGCGCGACCAGGCGCTGGCCGACATCGCCAAGGAGGAGGACTTCAAGACCACCTCCCGCCAGCCGCTCGCCGCCGACCTGCCCGCCGACCTGGTCACCCTCTACGACAAGATCCGCGAGTCGTCGGGCGGCCTCGGCGCCGCGCTGGTCACCCACGGCCGGTGCGGCGGCTGCCGGCTGGAGCTGTACGGCGCCGACCGGGCCCGGATCAAGGCCGCCCCCGCCGACGACGTGGTGCGCTGCGAGGAATGCCGGCGCATCATGGTCCGTACCGCGGAATCCGGTCTGTGA
- a CDS encoding bifunctional DNA primase/polymerase, with protein sequence MRWTLRPFTSFERLRLRRAAGRFAGHGWPVTPGAYLAGRRFACDRAGCPTTGCHPADEHWERTASADPARIRRWWRRRPHAVLLATGHTFDALEVSAFLGLRVLGATRLHAGLGSTPPRVRGPVAVTPTARWMFLVRPGDPLRPELEERLDVVRHGPGSWVPAPPTRLPEGPVRWMVAPHECRWRLPDSYAVQAMLVDALGARRPATRALPRRPSTLHHAA encoded by the coding sequence ATGCGGTGGACACTGCGACCATTCACGAGCTTCGAGCGGCTGCGCCTGCGGCGCGCCGCGGGCCGGTTCGCCGGGCACGGCTGGCCGGTGACCCCGGGCGCCTATCTCGCCGGCCGCCGGTTCGCCTGCGACCGGGCCGGCTGCCCGACGACGGGCTGCCATCCGGCCGACGAACACTGGGAGCGGACCGCCAGCGCCGACCCGGCCCGGATCCGCCGGTGGTGGCGCCGCCGGCCGCACGCCGTGCTGCTGGCCACCGGGCACACCTTCGACGCCCTGGAGGTGTCCGCTTTCCTCGGCCTGCGGGTGCTCGGGGCGACCCGCCTGCACGCCGGGCTCGGCTCCACCCCGCCGCGGGTCCGCGGTCCGGTCGCCGTGACGCCGACGGCACGCTGGATGTTCCTGGTACGCCCCGGCGACCCGCTGCGCCCCGAACTGGAGGAGCGCCTCGACGTGGTCCGGCACGGGCCGGGGTCGTGGGTGCCCGCACCGCCGACCCGGCTGCCCGAGGGGCCGGTGCGCTGGATGGTGGCCCCGCACGAGTGCCGGTGGCGGCTGCCCGACTCGTACGCCGTACAGGCGATGCTGGTCGACGCGCTCGGTGCCCGGCGGCCGGCGACCCGGGCGCTGCCCCGGCGACCGTCCACACTGCACCACGCCGCCTGA
- a CDS encoding FAD:protein FMN transferase — MGTAVSLDLADPLASSTLDDLADGVFAWLRLVDARFSTYLDDSEVCRLDRGALSTADASDDLRAVLGRCAELWGETDGYFDAYATGRLDPSGYVKGWAVQVASDRLLAAGAANHCLNAGGDVRVRGHASSGRPWRIGVRHPWHATKVAWVLAGTDLAVATSGVYERGHHVVDPRTGRAARGLRSVTVVGRDLGVADAYATAAVAMGRAGADWLAGRAGHECAVVADDATCLRSAGLPVVVDGAGGAGADPAREGPDGADTPFRGSTDDLYRTRL, encoded by the coding sequence ATGGGTACGGCGGTCAGCCTCGACCTCGCCGACCCGCTGGCGTCATCCACCCTGGACGATCTGGCCGACGGGGTGTTCGCCTGGCTGCGCCTGGTCGACGCCCGGTTCAGCACCTACCTCGACGACAGCGAGGTGTGCCGCCTCGACCGGGGCGCACTGTCGACGGCGGACGCGTCGGACGACCTGCGGGCCGTACTGGGGCGCTGCGCCGAGCTGTGGGGCGAGACCGACGGCTACTTCGACGCGTACGCCACCGGTCGGCTCGACCCGTCCGGCTACGTCAAGGGCTGGGCGGTGCAGGTCGCCTCGGACCGGCTGCTCGCCGCCGGCGCGGCCAACCACTGCCTGAACGCCGGCGGTGACGTACGGGTCCGCGGCCACGCCTCGTCCGGGCGACCGTGGCGGATCGGCGTACGGCACCCGTGGCACGCCACGAAGGTGGCCTGGGTGCTGGCCGGCACCGATCTCGCGGTGGCCACGTCCGGGGTGTACGAGCGCGGCCACCACGTCGTCGACCCGCGCACCGGCCGGGCCGCCCGTGGGCTGCGCTCGGTCACCGTGGTCGGCCGGGACCTCGGGGTCGCCGACGCCTACGCCACGGCGGCGGTGGCGATGGGCCGGGCGGGCGCGGACTGGCTGGCCGGGCGGGCCGGCCACGAGTGCGCGGTGGTCGCCGACGACGCGACCTGCCTGCGGTCCGCCGGCCTGCCGGTCGTCGTCGACGGGGCGGGCGGAGCCGGCGCCGACCCGGCCCGGGAAGGCCCGGATGGTGCGGATACGCCGTTCAGGGGATCGACCGATGATCTTTATCGCACTAGGTTGTGA
- a CDS encoding FMN-binding protein, translating to MRRTVLGLAGLAAGTTLLVVVKGAAASGPAAPSPVLAGPTAEPPSGMPPSPSAGPTDPAPETPSASPSENAAPSARPSRSAPAPGPTRTGAAPAPTRTTAAPPPATGPYRVTGPVASNDYGAVQVQITISGDRITEIRTLEMPESSSRSSQLSARAEPLLKAEALREQGADLDTVSGATYTSQSYRESLQGALDAAARGERG from the coding sequence ATGCGCCGCACCGTTCTCGGCCTCGCCGGCCTGGCCGCCGGCACCACCCTGCTCGTGGTGGTCAAGGGCGCCGCCGCCTCGGGTCCCGCCGCCCCGTCGCCGGTGCTGGCCGGGCCGACCGCCGAACCGCCGTCCGGCATGCCCCCGTCGCCGTCCGCCGGGCCGACCGACCCGGCGCCGGAGACTCCGTCCGCGTCCCCGTCGGAAAACGCCGCCCCGTCGGCCCGGCCGTCCCGGTCCGCGCCCGCCCCCGGGCCGACCCGGACCGGTGCGGCGCCCGCGCCGACCCGTACGACGGCGGCCCCGCCACCGGCGACCGGGCCGTACCGGGTGACCGGACCGGTCGCGTCCAACGACTACGGCGCGGTCCAGGTGCAGATCACCATCTCCGGCGACCGGATCACCGAGATCCGGACGCTGGAGATGCCGGAGAGCTCGTCGCGCTCCAGCCAGCTCAGCGCCCGCGCCGAACCGCTGCTGAAGGCCGAGGCGCTGCGCGAGCAGGGTGCCGACCTGGACACCGTTTCCGGCGCCACCTACACCAGCCAGAGCTACCGGGAGTCGTTGCAGGGCGCGCTCGACGCGGCCGCCCGGGGGGAGCGTGGCTGA
- a CDS encoding ferredoxin reductase family protein: MTTEQPGDRRPDRRGGAAAVHPVSPAGRRTGTPSRTGDRPAASPPPVVPATVPPRRGAAGRRGVLLLLWGGLLGSVVPWWLDTPAGSLDSAGEMLTAAGRITGLFAGYVLLAQILLMSRLRPLERWVGAEHLTRWHRDTGAVLVVAVLAHMTLIVLGYARLDRISVPGEVRLLLTDYPHMVAAFAAAGVMALLGLTGIRAVRRALPYELWHVVHLSGYAVLLLGFGHQFAHGQQLFRPGPVRTLWIAMYAAVLVALLWGRVVEPLVFNFRHRLRVADVVAESPDTVSVYLTGRRLDQLEALGGQFFRWRFLARGCWWQAHPFSVSAARNGRWLRITVRVVGRHTADLRDLEPGTRVWADGPAGTFTAAHRTRDNALLIAGGSGIGPIRALLEELPPGAALIYRARTPADVLLQGELDWLARARATDIWYVIGSRDDPGPRQVLSAAGLRHLVPDVARRDVYLCGPPGLVESTVRALRRAGVPRRRIHLAAFEF; encoded by the coding sequence GTGACCACCGAACAGCCGGGGGACCGTCGACCGGACCGCCGTGGGGGTGCCGCGGCGGTCCACCCCGTCTCGCCGGCCGGTCGCCGTACCGGAACCCCGTCCCGGACCGGCGACCGGCCGGCGGCCTCGCCGCCGCCCGTCGTACCGGCCACGGTGCCGCCGCGGCGCGGCGCGGCCGGCCGGCGCGGCGTCCTGTTGCTGCTCTGGGGCGGGCTGCTGGGCAGCGTCGTGCCGTGGTGGCTGGACACCCCGGCCGGGTCGCTCGACAGCGCCGGCGAGATGCTGACCGCCGCCGGGCGGATCACCGGCCTCTTCGCCGGCTACGTACTGCTGGCGCAGATCCTGCTGATGAGCCGACTGCGCCCGCTGGAACGCTGGGTCGGCGCCGAGCACCTGACCCGCTGGCACCGCGACACCGGTGCCGTCCTGGTGGTCGCCGTACTCGCGCACATGACCCTGATCGTTCTCGGCTACGCCCGGCTGGACCGGATCTCGGTGCCGGGCGAGGTGCGCCTGCTGCTCACCGACTACCCGCACATGGTCGCCGCGTTCGCGGCCGCCGGGGTGATGGCCCTGCTCGGCCTCACCGGCATCCGGGCGGTCCGCCGGGCCCTGCCGTACGAGCTGTGGCACGTCGTGCACCTGTCGGGCTACGCCGTGCTGCTGCTCGGCTTCGGGCACCAGTTCGCGCACGGCCAGCAGCTCTTCCGGCCCGGCCCGGTCCGCACCCTCTGGATCGCCATGTACGCGGCGGTGCTCGTCGCCCTGCTGTGGGGCCGGGTCGTCGAGCCGCTGGTGTTCAACTTCCGGCACCGGCTGCGGGTCGCCGACGTGGTCGCCGAGAGCCCGGACACCGTCTCGGTCTATCTGACCGGCCGGCGGCTCGACCAGCTGGAGGCGCTCGGCGGCCAGTTCTTCCGCTGGCGGTTCCTGGCCCGCGGCTGCTGGTGGCAGGCCCATCCGTTCTCGGTCTCGGCCGCCCGCAACGGCCGCTGGCTGCGGATCACCGTCCGGGTCGTCGGCCGGCACACCGCCGACCTGCGCGACCTGGAACCGGGTACCCGGGTCTGGGCCGACGGCCCGGCCGGCACCTTCACCGCCGCCCACCGCACCCGCGACAACGCCCTGCTCATCGCCGGCGGCAGTGGCATCGGTCCGATTCGGGCCCTGCTGGAGGAACTGCCGCCCGGTGCGGCGCTGATCTACCGGGCCCGTACGCCCGCCGACGTGCTCCTGCAGGGCGAACTGGACTGGCTGGCGCGGGCCCGGGCCACCGACATCTGGTACGTCATCGGCTCCCGCGACGATCCCGGGCCCCGGCAGGTGCTCAGCGCCGCCGGGCTGCGGCACCTGGTTCCCGACGTGGCCCGCCGCGACGTCTACCTGTGCGGCCCGCCCGGACTGGTCGAGTCGACGGTACGGGCACTGCGCAGGGCGGGCGTGCCGCGCCGGCGGATCCACCTGGCCGCGTTCGAGTTCTAG
- a CDS encoding DUF1501 domain-containing protein, which produces MRFSLHPTCPDLHRLGPTRADALLRAEAAAVAAENAAEHDRFRTLNNEEEAQQDGRGVTRRTFVAGAAATVTALATTQFVSARASFAATPGGTLVHVFLYGGLDGLSLIAPADEDDLLARVRPDLVLPDNDSIALDRNFKLTSAFKPLEKHLKAGQLGFVPAVSDPRLSRSHFQAADACNLGGLPNETAGRGFLDSLVDALGPGTAFRSVGIGSTLPRSLVGTNGAISLNSVGSLNLNGDGRYRDATAAAIRGLFTGINHPVEESVQSGLAALATAQKLAAQGYEPAEGVKYEGVGNAFRQLAHLIKGGANVRVATIGMGGYDTHENQGSRDGGYLHRRLGELASALAAFFDDLGDRAADVTVMVSSEFGRRVAQNGSGTDHGHGGVVTVLSGKKLAGSLLGDWQGLDKLDSGDVPEFNNMFHVYGSVAQGRFGLTDAEVEKIFPRQKYTPVKLFA; this is translated from the coding sequence GTGCGATTTTCGCTGCACCCGACCTGCCCGGACCTGCACCGGCTCGGCCCGACCCGGGCCGACGCGCTGCTGCGCGCCGAGGCCGCCGCCGTCGCGGCCGAGAACGCCGCCGAACACGACCGCTTCCGGACGCTGAACAACGAGGAGGAGGCCCAGCAGGACGGACGCGGGGTGACCCGGCGTACGTTCGTCGCCGGCGCCGCCGCCACGGTGACGGCACTGGCCACCACCCAGTTCGTGTCGGCGCGGGCGTCGTTCGCGGCGACGCCGGGGGGCACGCTGGTGCACGTCTTCCTCTACGGCGGCCTCGACGGGCTCAGCCTGATCGCCCCGGCGGACGAGGACGACCTGCTCGCCCGGGTACGCCCCGACCTGGTCCTGCCCGACAACGACTCGATCGCGCTGGACCGCAACTTCAAGCTGACCAGCGCCTTCAAGCCGCTGGAGAAGCACCTGAAGGCCGGCCAGCTCGGCTTCGTGCCGGCGGTGTCCGACCCCCGGCTGTCCCGCAGCCACTTCCAGGCCGCCGACGCCTGCAACCTCGGTGGGCTGCCCAACGAGACCGCCGGCCGCGGCTTCCTCGACAGCCTCGTCGACGCACTCGGCCCCGGCACCGCCTTCCGCAGCGTCGGCATCGGCAGCACCCTGCCCCGGTCGCTGGTCGGCACCAACGGCGCGATCTCGCTGAACAGCGTCGGATCGCTGAACCTCAACGGTGACGGCCGGTACCGCGACGCCACCGCCGCGGCGATCAGGGGCCTGTTCACCGGCATCAACCACCCGGTCGAGGAGTCGGTGCAGTCCGGCCTCGCCGCGCTCGCCACCGCGCAGAAGCTCGCCGCGCAGGGCTACGAACCGGCCGAGGGCGTGAAGTACGAGGGCGTCGGCAACGCGTTCCGCCAGCTCGCCCACCTGATCAAGGGCGGCGCCAACGTCCGGGTCGCCACGATCGGCATGGGTGGCTACGACACCCACGAGAACCAGGGCAGCCGCGACGGCGGCTACCTGCACCGCCGGCTCGGCGAGCTGGCGTCGGCGCTGGCCGCGTTCTTCGACGACCTCGGGGACAGGGCCGCCGACGTCACCGTCATGGTCTCCAGCGAGTTCGGCCGCCGGGTCGCCCAGAACGGCAGCGGCACCGACCACGGCCACGGCGGCGTGGTCACCGTGCTGTCCGGCAAGAAGCTGGCCGGCTCACTGCTCGGCGACTGGCAGGGGCTGGACAAGCTCGACAGCGGCGACGTGCCGGAGTTCAACAACATGTTCCACGTGTACGGGTCGGTCGCGCAGGGCCGCTTCGGCCTCACCGACGCCGAGGTGGAGAAGATCTTCCCCCGGCAGAAGTACACGCCGGTGAAGCTGTTCGCGTGA